One window of Cohnella hashimotonis genomic DNA carries:
- a CDS encoding polyprenyl synthetase family protein yields the protein MDEIVLSELDRMVDEYARDATLNATLRSFIAEKASEKTSWAEMTRCTHRMLGGRSPELERHAALTELIILLLDIVDDLQDRDSPGRPWMTCEPAVTLNAVLAMFAAILGNCDRQGIGIRIGGLLARSIQGQQADITDKVQSEEDYFHMISDKSGALMQLAVYMGYSLLDGIDSDVQETLDQLAVCGGIVSQIENDARDVLRLDFKNDLLHKKHTLPVLFMLEDSHAEFPALDEYYEGVLSQEQFVDRQQEFVQYARDSGCIEYCKVVQALYKDKANELYDLLPPMQEPWAGKFREIFVPDYEVRYNAS from the coding sequence ATGGACGAAATTGTGTTGTCAGAGCTGGACCGGATGGTGGATGAATACGCGCGGGATGCGACGTTGAATGCGACGCTGCGGTCCTTTATCGCCGAAAAAGCTTCCGAGAAGACGTCCTGGGCGGAAATGACCCGCTGCACGCATCGGATGCTGGGTGGGCGGTCTCCCGAACTGGAGCGGCATGCGGCGCTGACGGAGCTGATCATACTCCTGTTGGACATCGTGGACGATCTGCAGGATCGGGATAGCCCCGGCAGACCTTGGATGACTTGCGAGCCGGCCGTTACGCTCAACGCGGTACTCGCGATGTTCGCGGCGATTCTCGGCAATTGCGACAGGCAGGGGATTGGTATCAGGATCGGCGGTCTGCTGGCAAGATCGATTCAAGGGCAGCAGGCAGATATCACTGATAAGGTGCAATCGGAAGAAGATTATTTTCACATGATCTCGGACAAGTCAGGCGCACTGATGCAGCTTGCCGTCTATATGGGATATTCGCTCCTCGACGGGATCGATTCCGATGTGCAAGAGACGCTCGACCAGCTGGCCGTATGCGGGGGGATCGTTTCCCAGATTGAAAACGACGCGAGAGACGTGCTGAGGCTCGACTTCAAGAACGATCTTTTGCACAAAAAGCATACGCTGCCCGTCCTGTTCATGCTGGAAGACAGTCACGCAGAATTTCCGGCGCTGGACGAATATTATGAGGGAGTGCTGTCACAGGAGCAATTCGTCGATAGACAACAAGAATTTGTACAGTACGCACGGGATTCGGGCTGCATCGAATATTGCAAGGTCGTGCAAGCGCTCTACAAAGATAAAGCGAACGAACTGTACGATCTGCTGCCGCCGATGCAAGAGCCGTGGGCGGGGAAGTTCAGAGAAATATTTGTCCCCGATTATGAGGTTCGGTATAATGCAAGTTGA
- a CDS encoding FusB/FusC family EF-G-binding protein, translated as MQPFIRNHQYNLIKKQVGLLQHACATVADPRIVESVRSNMQFKLAEAFPDANEAALEIVQRGSELGTAPEFQLYLASLESHRIAFEPGTEQQLKKLYPKIKKLKLPDLAALDRKAISYLGWSDIASNKLFIVYPLDGRLVGIEGRFTPTNKKGTCFVCNRQTEVGLFTALTKSRPANASPDYYKAIGNYMCADSEVCNHNITDPAPLEQFLSNVVK; from the coding sequence ATGCAACCATTCATTAGAAACCACCAATATAACCTGATTAAAAAACAAGTCGGTCTGCTGCAGCACGCCTGCGCGACTGTCGCGGATCCGAGGATTGTCGAATCGGTCCGTTCCAATATGCAGTTCAAGCTCGCAGAGGCGTTTCCCGATGCGAACGAAGCGGCGCTTGAGATTGTCCAACGCGGATCCGAGCTCGGTACCGCGCCGGAGTTCCAGCTGTATCTGGCTTCTCTGGAGAGTCACCGCATCGCGTTCGAACCCGGGACGGAGCAGCAGCTGAAAAAGCTGTATCCGAAGATCAAGAAGCTGAAGCTTCCGGATCTGGCCGCGCTGGATAGGAAAGCGATCAGCTATCTGGGCTGGTCGGACATCGCTTCGAACAAGCTGTTTATCGTGTACCCGCTGGATGGCCGGCTCGTCGGCATTGAGGGAAGGTTCACGCCGACGAACAAAAAGGGCACCTGTTTCGTGTGCAATCGGCAGACGGAGGTTGGCCTGTTCACGGCACTTACCAAGTCCAGGCCCGCGAACGCATCGCCGGACTACTACAAGGCGATCGGCAATTATATGTGCGCGGACAGCGAGGTTTGCAATCATAACATTACGGATCCGGCGCCGCTCGAGCAATTTTTGAGCAACGTTGTGAAGTAG
- a CDS encoding deoxyribonuclease IV, whose product MSLLIGSHVSMSGSRMLLQASEEAASYGANTFLIYTGAPHNSRRKPIEALNIELGTAHMREHGISNIVVHAPFIINLANTISPRTFEFGVELLHEELVRTEALGSRQLVLHPGSHVGAGAEAGIARIVEGLNEVLSERLDVQVSLETMAGKGTECGRSFEELARIIGGVTHNERLSVCLDTCHIHDAGYDVAADFDGVLDEFDRIVGLDRLQVLHINDSKHERGSRKDRHENIGHGFMGLDALRYVVRHPQLQGLPMLLETPSIGAKKYVNPPYKHEIALLRGEVDEPVVKTAAVC is encoded by the coding sequence ATGTCTTTATTAATCGGCTCGCATGTATCGATGTCCGGCAGCCGCATGCTGCTGCAAGCCAGCGAGGAAGCGGCATCGTATGGCGCAAATACGTTTCTGATCTACACCGGCGCGCCCCACAATTCCCGCCGCAAGCCGATCGAAGCGCTCAATATTGAACTAGGCACTGCCCATATGCGCGAGCACGGTATTTCGAACATTGTCGTTCATGCGCCCTTTATCATCAATCTGGCCAACACAATCTCACCGCGAACGTTCGAGTTCGGCGTCGAGCTGCTGCACGAAGAATTGGTGCGCACCGAAGCGCTTGGCAGCCGGCAGCTTGTCCTGCATCCCGGATCGCACGTCGGCGCGGGCGCGGAAGCGGGCATCGCCCGGATCGTTGAAGGGTTAAATGAAGTGCTGTCCGAAAGGCTTGACGTTCAAGTATCGCTCGAGACGATGGCAGGCAAAGGTACGGAGTGCGGCAGAAGCTTCGAGGAGCTGGCGCGTATCATCGGTGGCGTTACGCACAACGAGCGTTTGTCCGTATGCCTCGACACTTGTCATATCCATGACGCGGGCTATGACGTCGCCGCCGACTTTGACGGCGTCCTGGACGAATTCGACCGCATCGTCGGGCTGGACCGGCTTCAAGTGCTCCACATCAACGATTCCAAGCACGAGCGTGGTTCGCGCAAGGACAGGCACGAAAATATCGGACACGGCTTCATGGGGCTCGATGCTCTCCGCTACGTCGTGCGGCATCCTCAGCTGCAAGGCCTCCCCATGCTGCTCGAGACGCCGTCGATCGGGGCGAAGAAGTACGTCAATCCGCCATACAAGCACGAGATCGCGCTGCTGCGCGGCGAAGTCGACGAACCCGTCGTGAAGACGGCCGCTGTGTGCTAA
- the gcvPB gene encoding aminomethyl-transferring glycine dehydrogenase subunit GcvPB has translation MTASTNAGPTEKALIFELSKPGRVAYSLPPCDVPEVPASELIPASMLRETPAALPEVYEVDVVRHYTELSRRNFGVDNGFYPLGSCTMKYNPKINEDTARLAGFAKIHPYQPEESIQGALELMYTLQNDLAVLTGMDQVTLQPAAGAHGEWTGLMMIRAYHESRGEHRTKVIVPDSSHGTNPASATVAGFETVTIKSDERGMVDLGALRAAVGGDTAALMLTNPSTLGLFEEQIVEIAAIVHDAGGLLYYDGANSNAIMGIARPGDMGFDVVHLNLHKTMSTPHGGGGPGAGPVGVKNRLIPFLPKPIVARREDGTYFFDYDIPQSIGRVKAYYGNFGILVRAYTYIRTYGPEGLRHVSECAVLNANYMMARLAPHYEIPYPGVCKHEFVMSGRGLKPYGVRTLDVAKRLLDFGYHPPTIYFPLNVEECIMIEPTETESKETLDGFIDTMIRIAEEARTNPELVLNAPYDTVVRRLDETTAARKPVLNCACS, from the coding sequence ATGACCGCATCGACGAATGCAGGACCGACAGAAAAAGCATTGATTTTTGAACTGAGCAAACCCGGACGCGTCGCTTATTCGCTGCCGCCATGCGACGTGCCTGAGGTTCCGGCCTCCGAGCTGATACCTGCCTCCATGCTGCGCGAGACGCCGGCCGCGCTGCCCGAAGTGTACGAAGTCGACGTCGTCCGCCACTACACCGAGTTGTCCCGCCGCAACTTCGGCGTCGACAACGGCTTTTACCCGCTCGGCTCCTGCACGATGAAGTACAATCCGAAAATCAACGAAGATACGGCACGCCTTGCCGGTTTCGCCAAAATTCACCCCTATCAGCCGGAGGAGAGCATTCAAGGCGCGCTCGAGCTCATGTACACCCTGCAAAACGACCTCGCCGTTCTCACCGGCATGGACCAGGTCACGCTGCAGCCGGCAGCCGGCGCTCACGGCGAATGGACCGGCCTGATGATGATCCGCGCCTATCACGAGAGTCGCGGCGAGCATCGGACGAAGGTAATCGTGCCCGATTCCTCGCACGGCACGAATCCCGCGAGCGCGACGGTCGCCGGATTCGAGACGGTCACGATCAAGTCCGACGAGCGGGGCATGGTCGACCTGGGGGCGCTTCGCGCGGCGGTCGGCGGCGACACCGCTGCGCTCATGCTGACCAATCCGAGCACGCTGGGGCTGTTCGAGGAGCAGATCGTCGAGATCGCGGCGATCGTCCACGATGCGGGCGGCCTGCTTTATTACGACGGCGCGAACTCCAACGCCATTATGGGCATCGCCCGGCCGGGCGACATGGGCTTCGATGTCGTGCACTTGAACCTGCACAAGACGATGAGCACGCCGCACGGCGGCGGCGGGCCGGGCGCGGGCCCCGTCGGCGTGAAGAACAGGCTGATCCCCTTCCTGCCGAAGCCGATCGTCGCCCGCCGCGAAGACGGCACTTATTTTTTCGACTACGATATCCCTCAATCGATCGGACGCGTCAAGGCATACTACGGCAACTTCGGCATCCTTGTCCGCGCGTACACGTACATTCGGACCTATGGACCGGAGGGCTTGCGCCACGTGTCCGAATGCGCCGTATTGAACGCCAACTACATGATGGCCCGCCTCGCGCCGCACTACGAGATTCCGTATCCCGGCGTGTGCAAGCACGAGTTCGTCATGTCGGGCCGGGGCCTCAAGCCCTATGGCGTGCGCACGCTCGACGTCGCCAAGCGGCTGCTCGACTTCGGCTACCACCCGCCGACGATCTATTTCCCGCTTAACGTCGAGGAATGCATCATGATTGAGCCGACCGAGACCGAGAGCAAGGAGACGCTCGACGGCTTCATCGATACGATGATTCGGATCGCCGAGGAGGCTCGCACGAACCCGGAGCTCGTCCTGAATGCGCCTTACGACACCGTCGTCCGTCGTCTCGACGAGACGACCGCCGCCCGCAAGCCGGTGCTCAACTGCGCTTGCAGCTGA
- the gcvPA gene encoding aminomethyl-transferring glycine dehydrogenase subunit GcvPA encodes MPNLHRYIPMTEQDQADMLETIGVSSVEALFRDVPEAIRYRGTLPMSGALDEFSLLEHMKALAGRNADTDRFKSFLGAGIYDHHLPVVINHMISRSEFYTAYTPYQPEISQGELQAIFEFQSYICELTGMKVANASMYDGVTALSEAGALAAGATRRKQLIVSRAVHPEAREALRTMARGLNLDIAEIGCADGVTDLAALREAVTDDTAAVLVQSPNFYGAIEDLAAIEPIVHGVKGLLVVSANPMALGLLETPGKLGADICVGDAQPLGISQSLGGPTCGFFAVAEPLMRRMPGRIVGQTTDIDGKRGFVLTLQAREQHIRREKATSNICSNQALLALCASIYLSTMGKQGLQDAARLNLQKAHYAARELARRGFALPFGTPFFNEFVVKLPYGVSVRETNLKLLSSGFLGGYDLGIAYPELAGHMLIAVTEKRTRQEIDSFAAKLEEVAV; translated from the coding sequence ATGCCAAATCTCCATCGATACATCCCTATGACCGAGCAGGACCAGGCCGACATGCTGGAGACGATCGGCGTCTCGTCCGTCGAGGCGCTCTTCCGCGACGTTCCGGAGGCCATTCGTTACCGCGGCACGCTGCCGATGTCCGGCGCGCTCGACGAGTTCTCGCTGCTGGAGCATATGAAGGCGCTGGCCGGGCGCAACGCGGACACCGACCGCTTCAAGAGCTTTCTCGGCGCCGGCATCTATGACCATCACCTTCCCGTCGTTATTAATCACATGATCTCCCGCTCCGAATTTTATACCGCCTATACCCCCTATCAGCCTGAAATCAGCCAAGGCGAGCTGCAAGCCATCTTTGAATTTCAATCGTACATTTGCGAGCTGACCGGCATGAAGGTCGCCAACGCCAGCATGTACGACGGCGTCACCGCGCTGTCCGAAGCGGGCGCGCTCGCCGCAGGCGCCACCAGGCGCAAGCAGCTGATCGTCTCCCGCGCCGTCCATCCGGAAGCGCGCGAGGCGCTCCGCACGATGGCGCGCGGGCTTAATCTGGACATCGCCGAGATCGGCTGCGCGGACGGCGTCACAGACCTCGCCGCGCTGCGCGAAGCGGTCACGGACGACACGGCGGCCGTGCTCGTCCAGTCGCCGAACTTCTACGGCGCGATCGAGGACCTGGCCGCCATCGAGCCGATCGTCCACGGCGTCAAGGGACTGCTCGTCGTCAGCGCCAATCCGATGGCGCTCGGCCTCCTCGAGACGCCGGGCAAGCTTGGCGCGGACATCTGCGTCGGCGACGCGCAGCCGCTTGGCATCTCGCAATCGCTCGGCGGCCCGACCTGCGGCTTCTTCGCCGTTGCGGAGCCGCTCATGCGCCGGATGCCGGGACGCATCGTCGGCCAGACGACCGACATCGACGGCAAGCGCGGCTTCGTCCTGACGCTGCAAGCCCGCGAGCAGCATATCCGCCGCGAGAAGGCGACGTCCAATATATGCTCCAATCAGGCGCTGCTCGCCTTGTGCGCGTCGATCTATCTGTCGACGATGGGCAAGCAGGGATTGCAGGACGCAGCTCGGCTGAATCTGCAAAAGGCGCATTACGCAGCCCGCGAACTGGCGAGGCGCGGATTCGCGCTGCCGTTCGGCACACCGTTCTTCAACGAATTCGTCGTGAAGCTGCCGTACGGCGTCTCCGTCCGGGAGACGAATCTGAAGCTGCTGTCGTCGGGCTTTCTCGGCGGTTACGACCTGGGCATCGCGTATCCGGAGCTGGCAGGCCATATGCTGATTGCCGTTACCGAGAAACGCACGCGTCAAGAAATCGACAGCTTCGCAGCCAAATTGGAGGAGGTGGCCGTATGA
- the gcvT gene encoding glycine cleavage system aminomethyltransferase GcvT, with translation MTELKRTPLYTVYAELPGIRCIDFGGWELPVQFSGIQKEHDAVRQQAGLFDVSHMGEFIVTGGGAERFLQRVTTNDVSKLTDGQAQYTLMCYPNGGVVDDLLVYRIAADHYMAVVNAANIDKDFAWMRSHLFGDVSLENASDRYALLALQGPRAADILDAAGATHDVLALPSFRFNEQTPLAGADVLISRTGYTGEDGFELYVPADRAADVWHTLMAAGEPYGLVPAGLGARDTLRFEARLPLYGQELSDTITPLEAGVGFFVKLDKEDFIGKDALVRQKEKDLPRKLVGIEMIDRGIPRSHYPVFAGDLRIGEVTTGTQSPTLKRSLGLALVDAAYAAPGTGVEVDIRGKRLKAEVIRTPFYKRLPKE, from the coding sequence ATGACCGAATTAAAAAGAACCCCGCTCTACACGGTCTATGCCGAACTTCCCGGCATCCGCTGCATCGACTTTGGCGGCTGGGAGCTTCCCGTGCAATTTTCGGGGATTCAGAAGGAGCATGACGCGGTTCGTCAGCAAGCCGGCCTGTTCGATGTCTCCCATATGGGCGAGTTCATCGTGACGGGCGGCGGCGCGGAACGCTTCCTGCAGCGGGTGACGACCAACGATGTCTCGAAACTGACGGACGGCCAGGCACAGTATACGCTCATGTGTTACCCGAACGGCGGCGTCGTGGACGACCTGCTCGTCTACCGGATCGCTGCGGATCATTACATGGCCGTCGTGAACGCCGCCAACATCGACAAGGACTTCGCATGGATGCGATCCCATCTCTTCGGGGACGTTTCCCTCGAAAATGCTTCAGACCGCTACGCCCTGCTCGCCCTTCAAGGGCCGCGCGCTGCCGATATCCTGGATGCTGCCGGCGCGACGCATGACGTTTTGGCGCTCCCCTCCTTCCGCTTCAATGAGCAAACGCCGCTGGCCGGCGCAGACGTGCTGATCTCCCGTACAGGATACACCGGCGAGGACGGCTTCGAGCTCTATGTCCCCGCCGATCGGGCGGCAGACGTCTGGCACACGCTGATGGCTGCGGGAGAACCGTATGGACTCGTGCCGGCCGGTCTCGGCGCCCGCGACACGCTCCGCTTCGAAGCGCGCCTGCCGCTGTACGGGCAAGAGCTGTCCGACACGATCACCCCGCTGGAGGCGGGCGTCGGCTTCTTCGTCAAGCTGGACAAGGAAGACTTTATCGGCAAGGACGCGCTGGTGAGACAGAAGGAAAAAGACTTGCCCCGCAAGCTTGTCGGCATCGAGATGATCGACAGAGGCATCCCCCGCTCCCACTACCCCGTATTTGCGGGGGATCTGCGGATCGGCGAGGTGACGACGGGAACGCAATCTCCGACGCTGAAGCGCAGCTTGGGGCTTGCCCTGGTCGACGCTGCTTACGCCGCGCCCGGCACCGGGGTCGAAGTAGATATTCGCGGCAAACGGCTGAAGGCCGAAGTGATCAGGACGCCTTTTTACAAGAGACTGCCCAAGGAGTGA